The DNA region CGCGCATGCCGATGCGCGCCCGTGTGGGCACCGAGCTGTTCCACTCCCCGCCCTCGATGGTGCCGAAATTGACGTTGATCGGGTGGTTGTCACGGGCGAAGGCGGGATGGCGGCGCTCGCCGGCATTCATCTTCTCCTCATAGCTCTTGAAGGCGGCAGCGATCACGGTCGCGGCCTCGATGGCGTTGACCCCGGTATGCATCTCCCGCACATGCACTGGACGGCCGGTGACCGTGACCCAGGCCCAGACCACGCCGACCTCGGCGGTGTACAAGGCCGGATAGCCTGGGCCGGGTTCCGGGATCAGGCAGGCATCAGGCTTACCCAGCGCCAGCATCACCGCCAGTGCGCCGTTGCCGGTGCATTCCTCCTCGATCACGGCTGCCATCTGCACCTCGGCCGCCGGCTGCAGCCCGGCGAGCCGCAATGCGCGGAACGCGGTGATAGAGGCGGCAAGACCTGCCTTCATATCGGCGGTGCCGCGACCATACATGCGCCCGTCGCGGATGCTCGGCTCGAAGGGCGGCGTGACCCACAGGTCGGCGGCACCCTCGGGCACCACATCGACATGGCCCTGCAGCATGAGGCTGCGCCCGACGCTGTTGCGCGGCCGGTGCAGCGCGACCACCGGATCGCGCCCCTCATAGCCGATCAGCGGCGGCGAGAACCCTTGATGCGCGGCGAGCGCGGCCGGGCTGACGGGCACCCGCCAGGGCGACAGCCCGATGCTGCGATAGACCGTCTCCATCTCGGCGAGGCAGGATTGCTCCTGCCCCAGCGTGCTGGGATGGCGCACCAGCTGCGCGATCAGAGCCTCATTTTCGGCGCGCAGCGATTTCACCGCATCCAGGATGGCACGCCGCGCGCCAGAATCTATGGGAAGACCTTGGTCGATGGGAAGACCTGGTTCGATGGGAAGCGTGGTGCCGGCCATCTGCGATTCCTCTCCGCCCTGCGGGGCAATCGCCATAGCACGGTGCCGAAACACGACAAATGAGCGTCGTGCCTCCTTCTCGATCATCAAGCGCCTTGCAAGTCGAGCTACGACGCCTCGTCCTGCCAATGCTCGCCCTCTCCCTCTTCCTGCTCGCGGGCGATGACGAAGAAGACCTCGTCCAGGCTGTCGCATTCATAGCGACGGATGAGTTCCTGCGGCGTCCCGATTTCGGCGATGCGCCCATAGCTCATGATCACCACGTAATCGCACAGCTCCTCGACCTCGTGCATGTTGTGGGAGGAGAGAAGGATCGCGGCGTTGCGGCGACGCTGATATTTCCGCAGGCAGCCACGCACCCATTCGGCCCTGTCGGGATCGAGCGAGGCGGTCGGCTCGTCGAGCAGCAAGACCTCGGGATCGTTGAGCAGCGCCTTGGCGACCGAGACCCGCGTTTTCTGTCCGGCCGAGAGCTGGCCAGTGGCCTTATCGAGCACGTCGCCGAGATCGAATTCCTCCACCAGCTCGGTGATCCGCGACTTGAGCTGCGGCACGCCGTAAAGACGCCCGAACACGGTGAGGTTCTCCCGCACGCTGAGCTTGGCCGGCATCGCGACATAAGGGCTCTCGAAGTTCATCCGCTTGAGCACCTTGAAGCGCGAGCGCGCCATGTCGTGGCCAAGCACGCTGGCGCGGCCGATGGTCGGGATGACGAGCCCCATGATCATGGCGATGGTCGTCGTCTTGCCGGCTCCGTTACCGCCGAGAAGACCGACGGTCGCACCGCGCGGCACCGAGAAGCTGACATCGTCCACGGCCCATTGGCTCCCATATCGCTTGCCGAGATTCTCGACCAGGATGGCGGGCTCCGCAGCGGGTTCTGCCGCGACCGGGAGATAGCCCGGCACGGGAACCGGGAGATTCTGCGTCACGGGAAAGAGTTCCCCCTGACTCTCCCATCCGGCTTCGGCGAGGGGCATGCTGACGCCCTCATCCTGTCGGAATTCTTCGATGCGATCCATGATGCGGCTCCTTGTGAAGCGCGATTTCCAGATGTTGCCGTCATTCGCCCATGGTGAGCAGGGCGCCGTTATGGCGCGCGCTGCGCAGCAGCAGGACGAAGGCCGTGAAACCGAGGCCGAGATAGATGAGGTTGAGCGCCAGGCATTCCAGCATCAGGTCGCCGCGGAAAGCGCCCTCGAGCAGGATGCCCCTGAGGCCCTCGAACACATAGGTCGTCGGCAGGCACCAGGCGACAGGTTGCAGCCAGAAGGGCAGGACCGTCACGGGGTAGTAGACGCAGGAGACCGGCAAGAGCACGATCATCATCGAATAGGCGAGGCTTTCGGCGCCGAGCCCGTTGCGCAGCACCACGCCGGAGACGAAGAGCCCGAGCGCCCAGCCGAGCAGCACCAGATTGGCGAAGAAGGCGATGAGCCCGAGGCCGAGACCGAAGATGTTGAAGCCGAAAAGGAGAGCCGCCAAGATCGTGACGGGTATCGTGCCGATGATCAGCCGGACCAGGCTCATCACCATCAGCGCCGCGGCGAGCTCCGCCGGCCGCAGCGGGCTCATCATCAGATTGGCGATGTTGCGCGACCAGATCTCCTCGAGGAACGAGAAGGTGAAGCCGAGCTGTCCGCGGAACAGGATATCCCAGAGCAGCACCGCGCCGAGCAGCAGCCCGGCCGCGCCTGCGAGCGTCGTCTTGTTCTCCGACAGATAGAGCTGCAGGAAACCCCAGACCACCATGCTCATGGCGGGCCAATAGACGAGCTCGAGGAGCCGCGGCCAGGAACCGCGCAGCATGTACCAGTAGCGCAGCGTCATGGCGGCGATGCGATCCAGCGACTGGTGAAGCGACTCTTGCATTGGAATGCTCCTCGTGAGGTGCCGGCCGCAGCATTCGGGGACAGCATTGGGAGGAAGAGCCGGTTGGCTCTTCCCTAGGCCGTGAAGTCGCGACGGATCGGCCGACGCTTGCCGGTCTTGGGCGGGAAGGTGTCGACCACCTTCGCCAGCACGCGCACCGGATGTTCCATGCACAGCGACAGGAGATCCTCGAGATGCGGCACCACCTTCTGCAGCCGCGCTTCCGAGACGCCGTTGCCGAGCACGAAAGTGGTCTCGATCAGCTCGGGTGTCTTCTGCACCAGCTCGAACTGGGCGAGATGCAGGTCGCTGTCGAACATCCAGCGATAGGTGACGTCGAGCATGCTGCCGGCCGGGACCTTGCGGCCGAACTTGTTGATGAACGCATCATTCATGCGCCCGTCGATGCTGGCGATCTGCGACCATTGCACGTCGCAGGGCTCGGGATCCGCCGGCTGCGTCAGGTAATCTCCCTGGACATACCTGATGAAGGGCATGGCCTCGTTGAGGAGATTGGTGATCACGGCGAGGCCCGATTGGCCGACCGTCTGCGGGCGCATCGTCTCCGGATCGAGCACGTCGAGATGCACGGTGTCCTCGCAGACGTGATAATGCCCGCAGGGGAGCTCGAGCGCGATCCTGGTCGCTTCCTCCGAAGAGTATTCGTCGAGCACCGGGAAGCCGAGCTGCTGCGACCAGGCCTGGCGAGCCGCACGCGACGAATATTCCGAATGCGTGACCGCGAGATACATGGACGACTTGAATTCGTCCGCATAAGGCATCAGCGCTTCGAGATTCGACGGGTAGAGCGAGAGGACCTTGGGCGCGAGTTGCTGCAGATGCTGGGCGACACGCGAGGGCGGGATGACGTTCGAGATGAACGCCGTCTGATAATCGCCATCGACCGAGGAGAACCACCACGGCACCGTATAGACATGCGCCAGCAGGTCGTCGGCACTGTATTTCCTGCCGCTCTGCAACGCGAACTGCCGGATGCCCTGGATCGTGTCGGTGAGGATGGCATCGTAATCCACGCGGATCAGCAAGGTCTGGCCGGAAGAGCCGGAGGAGCGCGTCGGGAACAGGTCCTCGCTGCGGTAGCGCTGGTTCACGCAGCGATCCGGGAAGGCCGCGATGAGCTCGGGCTTGGTGATGACCGGGATCTTCTGGATGTCGTCATAAGTCTGCAGGTCGGACGGGCTGAAGCCGGCCGCCTGATACTTGTCGCGATAGACCGGGATCTCATCATAGGCGAGCGCGACGAGCTGCTTCATGCGCGCCAGCTGCTGCTCCTTGATTTCGGCCTGGGGCAAATAGGGATGCTCCATGCAGCGCTGCAGATAGGCCTTGGAGGATTCCGGAAATGGTTGGGG from Rhizobiales bacterium GAS188 includes:
- a CDS encoding ABC-2 type transport system ATP-binding protein gives rise to the protein MDRIEEFRQDEGVSMPLAEAGWESQGELFPVTQNLPVPVPGYLPVAAEPAAEPAILVENLGKRYGSQWAVDDVSFSVPRGATVGLLGGNGAGKTTTIAMIMGLVIPTIGRASVLGHDMARSRFKVLKRMNFESPYVAMPAKLSVRENLTVFGRLYGVPQLKSRITELVEEFDLGDVLDKATGQLSAGQKTRVSVAKALLNDPEVLLLDEPTASLDPDRAEWVRGCLRKYQRRRNAAILLSSHNMHEVEELCDYVVIMSYGRIAEIGTPQELIRRYECDSLDEVFFVIAREQEEGEGEHWQDEAS
- a CDS encoding phenylacetate-CoA ligase, producing MDSALKRVAQDDEDGELALLSLPQISHDELTITPANENSGARPDCLEFWESDRTRPAHTLSSGGKPQPFPESSKAYLQRCMEHPYLPQAEIKEQQLARMKQLVALAYDEIPVYRDKYQAAGFSPSDLQTYDDIQKIPVITKPELIAAFPDRCVNQRYRSEDLFPTRSSGSSGQTLLIRVDYDAILTDTIQGIRQFALQSGRKYSADDLLAHVYTVPWWFSSVDGDYQTAFISNVIPPSRVAQHLQQLAPKVLSLYPSNLEALMPYADEFKSSMYLAVTHSEYSSRAARQAWSQQLGFPVLDEYSSEEATRIALELPCGHYHVCEDTVHLDVLDPETMRPQTVGQSGLAVITNLLNEAMPFIRYVQGDYLTQPADPEPCDVQWSQIASIDGRMNDAFINKFGRKVPAGSMLDVTYRWMFDSDLHLAQFELVQKTPELIETTFVLGNGVSEARLQKVVPHLEDLLSLCMEHPVRVLAKVVDTFPPKTGKRRPIRRDFTA
- a CDS encoding acetylornithine deacetylase, with amino-acid sequence MAGTTLPIEPGLPIDQGLPIDSGARRAILDAVKSLRAENEALIAQLVRHPSTLGQEQSCLAEMETVYRSIGLSPWRVPVSPAALAAHQGFSPPLIGYEGRDPVVALHRPRNSVGRSLMLQGHVDVVPEGAADLWVTPPFEPSIRDGRMYGRGTADMKAGLAASITAFRALRLAGLQPAAEVQMAAVIEEECTGNGALAVMLALGKPDACLIPEPGPGYPALYTAEVGVVWAWVTVTGRPVHVREMHTGVNAIEAATVIAAAFKSYEEKMNAGERRHPAFARDNHPINVNFGTIEGGEWNSSVPTRARIGMRVGVMPGHSCREVARDIERLVGEVAADPRLRGATVRTEFKGFMADGCVFPPDQAISRTIMAAHREVTGEELRHYAATGLTDARFYVLYQGTEATCYGPDSDSIHGIDESVGLQSVADVTAALALTIAGWCGLESISPG
- a CDS encoding ABC-2 type transport system permease protein is translated as MQESLHQSLDRIAAMTLRYWYMLRGSWPRLLELVYWPAMSMVVWGFLQLYLSENKTTLAGAAGLLLGAVLLWDILFRGQLGFTFSFLEEIWSRNIANLMMSPLRPAELAAALMVMSLVRLIIGTIPVTILAALLFGFNIFGLGLGLIAFFANLVLLGWALGLFVSGVVLRNGLGAESLAYSMMIVLLPVSCVYYPVTVLPFWLQPVAWCLPTTYVFEGLRGILLEGAFRGDLMLECLALNLIYLGLGFTAFVLLLRSARHNGALLTMGE